CATCGGGTAGGCGGCACGCTCGCGAAACTGCGCCAGCAGGTACATCGCGTACAGGTGCAGCATGGCGCCCTCGGTCTGCGCCACCCTGTGCGGATCATCGGCGGTCGCCTGCAGGCACTCCAGGAGAAGCGGCGTCATCGCCTCGCGTTGCGCCATGGCAGCCCGAACGGCAGCCTCGGGGAAGGTGCGCTCGTAGGTTTCGAGTTGTGTCTTGATGTCCTGGATCTTCACGTTGGGGTTGCTCCAGTGCAGTAATACGACGGCGTGTGGGCTCCGAGGCGGCCGCCTCGCGCCGTCGCGTCGCAAACCGCTCCGGCAGCACGCACGGACTGCGATGCGCTGCAGCCGCCGGGCGGTGTTCCGAGGTGCCGGCAAGGTGATCGGTAAGGGTGGTCGGAGCGGCGTCACGGCCGGGCGCCCCGCCACTGCGATCAGTCCTCCGCCGGCTTGCGCCCGAGGATCTGAACGACATGACCGCGTCCGTGATGGTAGCGCCCTTCGGACACCTCGCGCTCCCGTTCGCGCGCAACCTCGAACACCAACCCGGCGAGTTCGTTTTCCGGGGTGGCGAGGTCCATGGTCAGCTCGGCGACTGGAGGGCCGCCGGTGCCGAGGTGTGCGAGATCGCTGCAGCGCGTCTCGATCCGCACCCCGCGCTCGGCGGCCAGGCGGCGGGCCTTCTCCAAGCCGACGGCGGAGGCGTCCATCGCGGTCACCGCATGGCCGCGCGCGGCCAACCAGACCGCGGTTGCGTCCCTCGCCCTCGGCCAAGCACAGCACCGGCCCTTCCGGCAGCCGATCCGCCTGCTCGATCAGGAAGTCGTTCGGTGCGGTGCCGTAGGCATCGTTGTCCTCGGCGTAGCGTTCATTCCACATGTGCCCGCTGCTCCTCGTATGGTGTCGTCGCGGACACGGCGCCAGCCGGTGCAGCATCACCGATCCTCGATCGAGAACGCAAGGCGACCGGCACCGGTATCGGGCACGCCTTTCCGGCAGTCCGTGCGGAGCGCTCGGCTGGCTTGAGAGACGCGACCCGCGCGCCGGCCGCGCCAGGGCGCAGCGATGCGCTCGTCGCGCGGTTGCAGTCCCGTGGAGCCCTGGTTCTCCGGATCCTTCACGCGACACGCCACCACCACACTTAGAGCATCGTTGATGCGTCGGATCGAAAAGATAGATTTTTACAGGCATGCGGTCGCCCTCAAGGTCCCGTTGAACTCAATCACGGGGCGCAAGCCCGGGAGGCATCGATGTCGTCCGCACTCACGCTCGTCACCGCCGCGGCGGTTGCCGCGCCGGTCGTCTTAGGGCTCGCCGGGGCCATTCCGAGCCGGATCGCGAACCGTTCGGGGCCGCTGATGGCGCGCCTCGCCAATGTCCTGGCCTGGACCGCGTTCGCGCTGGCCCTGGCGGTGCTTTTGGGGCACGGCTTCGGGTCGGCGCAGTCCCTGACCCTGTTCTCGGTGGATCTGCCGTTGGACAGCGGTGCCTTCGCCATCGGGGTCTACGTCAACGCCGTCACGGTGATCATGCTCACGCTGGTCTCCTTCGTGGGTGCGCTGGTCTCGACCTATGCGCGCAACTACATGGCCGGCGACCCCGCCGAGGGTCACTTCCACACGTGGCTGCTGCTGACCCTGGCGTCGATCCTGACCCTGATCGTCTCGGGCAACCTGCTGATGTTCGTGCTGGCCTGGATGGCGACGAGTCTGAGCCTGCACCGTTTGCTGCTTTTCTATCCGGAGCGCCCCGCCGCGGTGATGGCGGCGCACAAGAAGTTCGTCTTCAGCCGGATCGGCGACGCCAGCCTGCTGATCGGGGTGCTCTTGATCGGGGCCAGCCTGCACACGCTGGATTTCGCCGGCGTCTACGCGGCCATGGAGGCGCTGGAGGGACCGCTGCCGGCGGCGCTGCAGGGGGCGGCGTGGCTGATCGTGCTCAGCGCGGCGCTCAAGTGCGCCCAGTTCCCCTTCCACGGATGGCTCCTGCAGGTGATGGAGGCGCCCACCCCGGTGTCGGCTTTGCTGCACGCGGGCATCGTCAATGCCGGTGCCTTCCTGGTGATTCGGATGGCGCCGATCATGTCGCTGTCCGGTCCGGCGCTGGATGCCTTGGCGGTGATCGGCCTGGTGACGCTCGCGGTCGCCTCGCTGGTGATGCTGACCCAGACCAGCATCAAGGTCTCGCTGGCCTGGTCGACGTCCGCGCAGATGGGGTTCATGTTGTTGGAGGCCGGTCTCGGACTCTACAGCCTGGCGCTGCTGCACCTGGTTGCCCACTCGCTGTACAAGGCACACGCCTTCCTTGCCTCGGGCAGCAGCGTGGACGGCTTCCGGGCGGCGACCCCGGCGTTTCGCGACGGCGGCCCGCAGCCCTGGCATTGGTTGGTGGCCTTCCAGGGCGCGCTCTTGATGGCCATCGTCGCGGGGTTCGTGTTCGGGGTGGATCCGGTCCAGGAACCCGCGCTGATCGTGACCGGGGCGATCATCGCGGTCGCCGTCGCGCAACTGCTCCTGCAGGCCCTGCAGTTGGAGGACAACGCCGCGTTGTTGCTGCGGGCGAGCGCGATCGGCGCCCTGGTGTGCTTCGGGTATTTCGGTCTGCACGCGGCCTTCGAGTACGCCGTTGCCGACAGCGTGGGCGCGGTGGCGCCGTCCACCAGCCGGTTCGATCTGATCCTGAGTCTCGCCGTCGTCGCCGTCTTCATCGGCCTGCTGGTGTTGCAACACCTCTTCATGCGCATCCCGGCATCGCTGCGTCAGGCGATCCAGGTGCATCTCTACAACGGGCTCTATGTCGATGTTTTGGTGACCCGCTTGATCACGCGCCTGTGGCCGCTGCGCCCGGCGTCCGCCGTCCAATAAGGGGATGAAGCCATGAACCTGAACGATGTCGTTGTGCTCGAACAGTCGCCGACCCTCGCGATGACACCGCCGAGTGGTCCGGCACCGGTGCCTGAACCCGCCGATGTTGCCGCGGCCGCGCTCCTCGACGAGCAGATCGCGGCCGCCTGCGAGCGTATCGCCCCGCTCTGGCCGCTGGATCGTTTCGTGGCGGTGAACCCCTTCCACGGGTTGCGCGATCTGCCGTTCCAGGAGGCCGCCGCCATGCTGCGCCGGGTGGCGGGCGCACGCCTGTACATGCCCAGAGCCTACTATGGCGAGCAGATCGCCGCCGGGCGGATCACCGCGGAGGATCTGCGCCGGGCCGCCGAGGTGTGCGGGAGCCGGCTCGATCCGGCGACGCTGCAAAGCGCCGTCGAGGTCGAGCCGCTGCCGGCCGGACGCGTGCCGCTGCTCACCGCGGTGCTCGACGAGATGGACGTCGATGACTGGTCCAGCTTCGTGGTGGAGCGGATCAGCCGGCATTGCGCGGCCTTCTTCGACATGGGTCAGGCCACCTGGAAGCAACCCTGGCAGGGCCTGTCGCTGTACGCCTCCTGGCGACGCTTCGCGGCGCTCGATTTCAGCGCCACCATGATGGGTCAAGGCAGCATGCGCGAGCGGGTGAAGGCCCTGCCCGAGGCGCCGCGCGACTGCATCCGCGCGGCCCTGAACCGGCTGGGTATCCCCCCGAGCGCGGTGCGCGACTACCTGCACGCGGCGTTGCTGGACATCGGCGGCTGGGCCGCCTGGACCCGTCTGCTGCGCTGGCAGGCGGAGCTGGCCGGCGGCACCGACGACACCATCGAGGAGCTGCTCGCGATCCGCTTGGCGTGGGACGTCCTGGTCTACGAGCACAAGAGCAGCCCGCAGCTGCGCCAACGCTGGCGCCGGGTCTGCGCCGAGTTGGGCGCGGGCGGGACGGCGCAGGACGCACCGGCGCCGGTGACCGGAGCCACGCGCGATGATGCCGGCGAGCGCGAAATCGATTTGGTGCTCCTGAGCGCGGCGGAGCTTGCCTATCAGCGCGGCCTGATCGGGCAGTTGATCGCGACGGCGCACGGCGACACCGCCAGCCGCCCCGTCGTGCAGGCGGCCTTCTGCATCGACGTGCGCTCCGAGGTGATCCGCCGCGCCTTCGAGACGGTCTGCCCGCAGGGACGCACGCTCGGTTTCGCCGGCTTCTTCGGCGTGCCGATCGAGCATGTCCCGCTCGGCGCCGTGACCGCGCGCACCCATGTGCCGGTGCTGCTCACGCCGTCCTACCGCGTCTGCTCCGAGATCCACGGTGCGGACTCCGAG
The sequence above is drawn from the Thiocapsa rosea genome and encodes:
- a CDS encoding NADH-quinone oxidoreductase subunit L, which translates into the protein MSSALTLVTAAAVAAPVVLGLAGAIPSRIANRSGPLMARLANVLAWTAFALALAVLLGHGFGSAQSLTLFSVDLPLDSGAFAIGVYVNAVTVIMLTLVSFVGALVSTYARNYMAGDPAEGHFHTWLLLTLASILTLIVSGNLLMFVLAWMATSLSLHRLLLFYPERPAAVMAAHKKFVFSRIGDASLLIGVLLIGASLHTLDFAGVYAAMEALEGPLPAALQGAAWLIVLSAALKCAQFPFHGWLLQVMEAPTPVSALLHAGIVNAGAFLVIRMAPIMSLSGPALDALAVIGLVTLAVASLVMLTQTSIKVSLAWSTSAQMGFMLLEAGLGLYSLALLHLVAHSLYKAHAFLASGSSVDGFRAATPAFRDGGPQPWHWLVAFQGALLMAIVAGFVFGVDPVQEPALIVTGAIIAVAVAQLLLQALQLEDNAALLLRASAIGALVCFGYFGLHAAFEYAVADSVGAVAPSTSRFDLILSLAVVAVFIGLLVLQHLFMRIPASLRQAIQVHLYNGLYVDVLVTRLITRLWPLRPASAVQ